Proteins from one Mytilus galloprovincialis chromosome 11, xbMytGall1.hap1.1, whole genome shotgun sequence genomic window:
- the LOC143050845 gene encoding toll-like receptor 2 produces MQKECHKNCKCTIRRSKKREAVCNGRGLHYIPQFPDQIISVIMSGTNLTNIEKNGFKNLTYIRLKELTLDNNLITFIHEDAFVNLKFLDSLRIFQETNLEVNVIKVSVGKMKTRNLRSLYFQNNNWPFLPVDMFTSFSYSEIRTVRINGNSFSKLKSATFSPLKKLQKLFLNKNEIEHIDLKGISKDLVDLRLNENLLSKVPEWCTKDSRVVSLVNKLESLDLSDNNIGDIRIKAFLCLPNLKKLLLNRIPMRRIRTNIFAFLPVLYSLQLSKIGFPLQKIDDYAFNSSSLSSLHMDVANFHFDRNEFNPQTIFSLSPNLSFLNLDHNFFPRNETKMQQIFSPLVRLKNLIISSTSLFILPKNVFPFLKSLEILTLSSNRLSDWNDGSEIFRNMTSLRNLNMKDNFIKIINKKTFPADVLRSLKVLDLSYNSFVCTCDQLWFTEWIKTTKVKLLSYPTLYKCRSPPALDGTLLQKYVNSSKECPPWNPIYTMVIILLLSVAVLAVIFAIIIKCQTNIKNYLYLWRINYNRRKGYLPLQDADDFEYHAFVVYCDADRHWVHHKFLKKLEQDEGMKLCIHHRDFEIGESITANINNYLEKSWKVVVILSNDFAKSEWCQWEVDVVQERRRRHGRDVFLLIMLKNIDSKHMTNQLRALLDSASSLKYPMGVGEELFWTAAVETLRKPLGHPPTALL; encoded by the coding sequence ATGCAGAAAGAATGCCACAAGAATTGTAAATGCACAATTAGGCGTTCAAAGAAACGTGAAGCTGTTTGTAATGGAAGAGGTTTGCATTACATTCCACAATTTCCAGATCAGATAATTTCTGTTATAATGAGTGGAACAAATTTGacgaatattgaaaaaaatggattCAAGAATTTGACCTATATTAGACTGAAAGAATTAACATTAGATAACAATCTTATTACGTTTATTCATGAAGATGCTTTTGTCAATTTGAAATTTCTGGATAGTTTGCGTATTTTTCAAGAAACAAATCTAGAGGTGAATGTAATAAAGGTATCCGTTGGGAAAATGAAAACAAGGAATCTCCGAtctttatattttcagaataacaacTGGCCTTTCCTTCCAGTCGATATGTTTACAAGTTTTTCATACAGTGAAATACGAACTGTTAGAATTAATGGTAACAGTTTTTCTAAACTAAAGAGTGCGACATTTTCACCATTAAAAAAGTTGCAAAAgctgtttttgaataaaaatgagaTTGAACATATTGATTTAAAAGGCATTTCGAAGGATTTAGTAGATTTGCGTTTGAATGAAAATCTTCTCTCAAAGGTTCCGGAATGGTGTACGAAGGATAGCCGAGTTGTCAGTTTAGTCAACAAATTAGAAAGTTTAGATTTAAGCGATAATAACATTGGGGACATTAGAATAAAAGCTTTTCTATGTTTGCCAAATTTGAAGAAGCTTTTACTCAATAGAATACCAATGAGGAGAATTCGGACAAATATATTCGCATTCCtcccagttttgtattctttacaACTCTCGAAAATAGGGTTTCCTTTGCAAAAAATAGACGATTATGCGTTCAATAGTTCATCTCTTTCAAGTCTGCATATGGATGTTGCAAATTTCCATTTCGACCGGAATGAGTTTAATCCACAGACTATTTTTTCCTTGTCACCAAATCTAAGTTTTCTAAACTTAGACCATAATTTTTTCCCTAGAAACGAAACAAAGATGCAACAAATATTTTCACCTTTAGTAAGGCTGAAAAATTTAATAATATCCTCAACCAGTCTTTTTATTCTTCCAAAAAATGTTTTTCCGTTCTTAAAATCACTCGAAATATTGACCCTAAGCTCAAACAGATTGTCAGATTGGAATGATGGTAGTGAAATATTTCGGAATATGACGTCTCTTAGGAAcctcaacatgaaagataatttcatcaaaattataaataaaaaaacattcccTGCAGACGTACTCAGATCTTTAAAAGTTCTGGATTTGAGCTATAATTCGTTTGTATGCACTTGTGATCAACTATGGTTTACAGAATGGATTAAAACAACTAAAGTAAAGCTTCTCAGTTATCCAACGCTATATAAATGTAGGTCACCACCAGCGCTTGATGGAACGTTACTTCAAAAGTATGTTAACTCGTCTAAGGAGTGTCCTCCATGGAATCCTATTTATACAATGGTGATAATCTTGTTATTGTCTGTTGCGGTATTAGCTGTGATATTTGCGATAATAATAAAGTGtcaaacaaacattaaaaattatttataccTATGGAGAATCAATTACAACAGAAGAAAAGGTTATCTCCCCTTGCAAGATGCAGATGATTTCGAATATCATGCATTTGTTGTATATTGTGATGCAGATCGGCATTGGGTTCATCACAAGTTTCTAAAGAAACTAGAACAAGATGAAGGAATGAAACTTTGCATTCATCATAGAGATTTTGAAATCGGGGAATCAATTACTGCAAACATCAATAACTATCTAGAGAAATCATGGAAAGTGGTtgttattttatcaaatgattttGCGAAAAGTGAATGGTGTCAATGGGAGGTTGATGTTGTTCAAGAGAGAAGACGACGGCATGGAAGGGATGTGTTTTTATTGATTATGCTTAAAAATATTGATTCTAAACATATGACGAATCAACTCAGAGCCCTTCTAGACAGTGCATCAAGTCTGAAATATCCAATGGGCGTAGGCGAAGAACTGTTCTGGACGGCAGCAGTAGAAACACTAAGAAAGCCATTGGGGCATCCACCGACAGCACTGTTATGA